The following proteins are encoded in a genomic region of Gopherus flavomarginatus isolate rGopFla2 chromosome 14, rGopFla2.mat.asm, whole genome shotgun sequence:
- the LOC127034249 gene encoding uncharacterized protein LOC127034249 yields the protein MPPRNKRAPAWTNAELQDLISVWGDEAVQTQLRSRRRNYDTYGQISQSMMRRGHERDALQCRVKIKEMRSAYCKAREGNRRSGAAPTTCRFYKELDAILGCDPTVNPRSTMESSEQGEVGDGVEDEYSDATGVEGDTPESQDTGSQELFSSPEETSQSQQLEADVDEEAEDRARGNSSNAAVSPASRRLQNLRRNPRKSKEELIKTVLNHYNRESRKTEEWRKSVQEWRLTESRRQELSAKRIARQMMRLLSRQTKSFESLVAMQANIYRANPQASQSTVPCPPVYPQNSFMQHPVPYYHQLPPTPITSPSNQDMFNSYPAHSTPIILQQSNGELHQTVTIE from the exons atgcctccacgcaacaaacgagccccagcatggaccaatgcagagctgcaggatctaattagtgtgtggggagatgaggctgttcaaacacagctgcgctccagaaggagaaactacgatacctatggtcagatatcgcagtccatgatgagaaggggccacgaacgggacgccttgcaatgcagagtaaaaattaaggagatgaggagtgcatactgcaaagcccgtgagggaaaccgacgctcaggagcagcccccacaacctgcaggttttacaaggagctggatgccatacttgggtgtgaccccaccgtgaatcctaggagcacgatggagagttcagagcagggagaagtgggggatggtgtagaggatgaatacagtgatgctaCTGGCGTTGAGGGGGACACCCCGGAgtctcaggacacaggcagccaggagctcttctccagccctgaggagactagccagtcacagcagctggaagcggacgttgatgaggaagctgaggatcgtgctcgtg gCAACTCGAGTAATGCAGCTgtgtcaccggcctcacgtagattgcagaatttgaggcgcaatcctaggaaatcaaaagaggagctgatcaagaccgttctgaaccactacaacagggaaagtaggaagactgaggagtggagaaaaagtgtacaggaatggaggctgactgaaagcaggagacaggaattgtctgccaaaagaatagccaggcagatgatgagactcctgtctcgccaaaccaagtcttttgagtctcttgtagccatgcaggcaaatataTACCGTGCTAACCCACAGGCTTCCCAAAGCactgttccttgtccccctgtgtatcctcaaaatagctttatgcagcacccagttccttattatcatcagctgcccccaacacctataacatcacctagtaaccaagatatgtttaattcttacccagcgcactccacccccatcattctgcagcaaagtaatggtgagttgcatcagacggttacaattgagtaa